In the Longimicrobium sp. genome, CGGGGGGGACGGCGCGCACCTCGTGCCAGCTGGTGTAGGTCGTGTTCTCGCTGGGTCCGTAGATGTTGACCAGCCGCACGGAGGGGCACGCCTCCACCACGCGGCGGAAGGCGGCGGGGTCGGCCGCCTCGCCGCCGGCCAGCAGGTGGCGCAGCGGCGCAAAGGTCTCGGGCGCCTCGTGCGCCACCTGGTGGAAGAGCGCGCTGGTCAGGAACATCGCGTCGATCCGCCGCTCGCGGATCACCGCGGCCAGACGGTGCGGCGAGAGGACGTCGTCGCGGTCGACGACGACCAGCGTGCCGCCGTTGGCCAGGGGCGCCCACACCTCCCAGGTGGCCGCGTCGAACGACGGCGCGGCGGTGTGGCCGATGCGGTCGCCCGGCCGCGGCTGCAGGTAGTCGGCCCCGCGCACCAGCCGCACGAACGCGCGGTGCGTGAGCATGCTCCCCTTGGGCGCGCCGGTGGAGCCGGAGGTGTAGACGACGTAGGCGACGGCGTCCGAGCCGAGGTCCGGCGCAACTGGTTCGCCCGCGGGCGCATCATCGAGGCGCGCGAGGGAGAGGACGGGGCCGTTCCACCCCTCCAGCGAGGCGGGGACGCGGTCGCGCACCACCAGCGCGGCCGCGCCGGAGTCCGCGAGCATGTAGCTCAGGCGCTCCGCCGGATACGCGGGATCGAGGGGGACGTACGCGGCGCCCGCCTTGAGCGCGCCGAGCATCCCCATCGCCTCCTCGGGCGAGCGCTCCATCGCCACGGCCACGCGGCCCTCGGGGCGCACGCCCATCGCCCGCAGCGCGGCGGCGATGCGGTCTCCCGTCACGTCCAGCTCGGCGTAGGTGACGGTGCGCGCGCCGTGCTCGATCGCCGCCGCCTCGGGCCGCAGCCGCGCCTGCTCGGCGACCAGCGCGTGCAGGGTGGCCTCGCGCGGGTAGTCCGTCGCCGCGCCGGCGAGGGCCAGGACGGCGCGCTCCTCCTCCGCGGGGAGCATGCGGAGACGGGAGACGCGGGTCGATGGATCGGCGAGCGCGTCGGCCAGCACCGCCTCGAAGTGGCCGATCATCCGCGCGACGGTGGCCGCGTCGAACAGGTCCTCGGCGAACTCCCAGATCATCACCACCTCGCTCCCCGCGTGCTGGTGGGCGCGGGGGATGACGATGACGTTGAGGTCGAACTTGGCGGACTCGTTCCCCAGCCCCTCCTCGATCTCAATCTCCGCATCTCCAAGCTCGAGATCGGGATAGGGCGCGTGGTGGAAGTTGAAGGCGACCTGGAAGACGGGGAGGTGCCCGCGCGAGCGCTCGGGGTGCACTGCGGCCACGATCTCCGCGAAGGGCACGTCCTGGTGCTGATACGTCTCCACCGCGGCGGTGCGGACGCGCTCCACCAGCTCCTCGAACGCCGGGTCGCCGGAGAGGTCGGCGCGGATGGGGATGGTGTTCACCACCATGCCGATCAGGTCCTCGCTCTCCCGCAGCCGCCGCCCCGCGACGCCCGAGCCGACGCAGAAGTCCGTCTCGCCGGTGTAGCGGTGCATCAGCGCCTCGAACGCGGCGAACAGCGTCATGAACAGCGTGACGCCGTGGCGCCGGCTGAAGGCATCGGCCGCGTCGTACACCGCGCGGGACAGGCGCACGCGGTGGCTGCTGCCGCGGAAGCTCATCTCCGCCGGGCGCGGCCGGTCCGCCGGGAGCTCGAGGACGGGGGAGACGCCGGCCAGGCGGTGCTTCCACCACTCGAGGTGCGCGCGCGCCTCGTCCGTCTCCATCCACGCGCGCTGCCACGCCGCGAAGTCGCCGAACTGCACGGCGGGCTCGGAGAGATCGTGCTCGCGGCCGCGCGCGAAAGCGTCGTAGATGGCCTTCAGCTCGCGCAGGAACACGCCGAAGCTCCACCCGTCGTGCACCAGGTGCTGCTCGATGGCCAGGAAGACGTGCTCGTCGTCCGCCAGCCGGAACAGCGTCCAGCGGACGAGGGGAAGCGCCTCGAAATCGAACGGCCTGCGGAACTCCTCCCCGAGCCGCCGCTCCAGCTCCGCCCGCCGTTCATCTCCCGAAAAGGCGGTGAGATCGACGAGCGGGAGATGGACGGTCCACGGCGCGTGCACCACCTGCGCGGGCGCGCCGTCGACGGCGGGGAAGGTGGTGCGGAAGATCTCGTGGCGGCGGACGATCTCGCCCAGCGCGCGCTCCAGCGCTTCCCGGTCCACGGCGCCGCGGATGCGGACCGTCGCCTGGAAGTTGTAGGAGCGCATGTCCGGCTTCAGGTGGTGGAAGAACCAGACGGTCTCCTGCGGGAAGGAAAGCGGGAGCGGCCGGTCGCGCGGCGCGCGCGGGATGCGCAGCGCGGTGTCGAGCGGGGACGCGGCGTCGGCCAGCTGCCGCGCCAGCTCTTCCACGTTCGGCATGGCGAAGAGCGTCCCCAGCGGCAGCTCGATCCCCATCCGCTGGCGCACGCGCGCGACGATCTGCGTGGCCAGCAGCGAGTGGCCGCCCAGCGCGAAGAAGTCGTCGCGGACGCCGACGCGCTCCACGCCCAGCACCTCGCTCCAGATGCGGGCGAGCGCCGCCTCGTCGGGGGTGCTCGGCGCGACGTACTCCGCGCCGGCCTCGCGCTCCGGCTGCGGGGCTGGAAGCGCCAGCCGGTCGACCTTGCCGTTGGGCGTGTGCGGGAGCTCGGACAGGAAGGTGAACGCGTCCGGCACCATGTACTCGGGGACGTGCCCGCGCAGGTGCTCGCGCAGCTCCGCCGTCCCCGGCGCGGCGCCGTCGGGGACGACGTACGCGGCCAGGCGCTTCTCCCCCCGGTCCTCCCACGCGGTGACCACGGCTTCGCGCACGGCGGGGTGGGCGGCCAGCGCGGTCTCGATCTCCCCGGGCTCCACGCGGAAGCCGCGCACCTTCACCTGGTGGTCCATCCGCCCCAGGCACTCCAGGTCGCCGTCGGGAAGGACGCGGCCGAGGTCGCCGGTGCGGTACATCCGCGCGCCGGGGGCGCCCAGCGGGTCGGGGCGGTAGCGCTCGGCCGTCATCCCCGGCGCGCCCAGGTAGCCGCGGCTGACGCCCGCGCCCGCCATCCACACCTCGCCCGTCTCGCCGTCCGGCACCGGCCGCAGCGCCGCGTCCAGCACCCGCGCCGTCGTCCCGCTCACCGCGCGGCCGACGGTCATCGCCCGCTCACGCCCCTTCTCCACCTCCTTGCAGGTCGAGTAGGTGGTGTCCTCCGTCGGCCCGTAGAGGTTGAGCACGCGGTCCACGTGGCCCAGCGCGTACAGCCGCTGCGCCAGCTCGTTGCGCAGCGGCTCGCCGCCCAGGAGGAAGGTGCGCGCGCAGGCGGGGATGGCGCCCATGCGCAGCAGCTCGGCCGCCGCGCTGGGAACCATCGCCACGGTGTGGACGGGCTCGCCGAGCGAGGCCAGGGAGAGCGCGTTCTCCACCAGCACCAGCGTGCCGCCCCAGCACAGCGTCCCGAAGATCTCCGCGATGGAGACGTCGAAGCAGACGGAGGTGGAGGCGAGTACGGACGCGCGCTCCTCGTCC is a window encoding:
- a CDS encoding amino acid adenylation domain-containing protein, with the protein product MNANALPSGCIHSLFETQAAAHPGRCALRWRGETLAYGELDAHANRLAHHLRALGAGPEVPAGVFLPRTPDLVVALLAVLKAGAAYVPLDPAYPPERVEYMLGDTRVPLLVTTGALAERVPQYRGAAVCVDVDREEIAARPSSPPEVEVRPENLAYVIYTSGSTGRPKGVQIEHRNTVEVLRWLRATVTDEERASVLASTSVCFDVSIAEIFGTLCWGGTLVLVENALSLASLGEPVHTVAMVPSAAAELLRMGAIPACARTFLLGGEPLRNELAQRLYALGHVDRVLNLYGPTEDTTYSTCKEVEKGRERAMTVGRAVSGTTARVLDAALRPVPDGETGEVWMAGAGVSRGYLGAPGMTAERYRPDPLGAPGARMYRTGDLGRVLPDGDLECLGRMDHQVKVRGFRVEPGEIETALAAHPAVREAVVTAWEDRGEKRLAAYVVPDGAAPGTAELREHLRGHVPEYMVPDAFTFLSELPHTPNGKVDRLALPAPQPEREAGAEYVAPSTPDEAALARIWSEVLGVERVGVRDDFFALGGHSLLATQIVARVRQRMGIELPLGTLFAMPNVEELARQLADAASPLDTALRIPRAPRDRPLPLSFPQETVWFFHHLKPDMRSYNFQATVRIRGAVDREALERALGEIVRRHEIFRTTFPAVDGAPAQVVHAPWTVHLPLVDLTAFSGDERRAELERRLGEEFRRPFDFEALPLVRWTLFRLADDEHVFLAIEQHLVHDGWSFGVFLRELKAIYDAFARGREHDLSEPAVQFGDFAAWQRAWMETDEARAHLEWWKHRLAGVSPVLELPADRPRPAEMSFRGSSHRVRLSRAVYDAADAFSRRHGVTLFMTLFAAFEALMHRYTGETDFCVGSGVAGRRLRESEDLIGMVVNTIPIRADLSGDPAFEELVERVRTAAVETYQHQDVPFAEIVAAVHPERSRGHLPVFQVAFNFHHAPYPDLELGDAEIEIEEGLGNESAKFDLNVIVIPRAHQHAGSEVVMIWEFAEDLFDAATVARMIGHFEAVLADALADPSTRVSRLRMLPAEEERAVLALAGAATDYPREATLHALVAEQARLRPEAAAIEHGARTVTYAELDVTGDRIAAALRAMGVRPEGRVAVAMERSPEEAMGMLGALKAGAAYVPLDPAYPAERLSYMLADSGAAALVVRDRVPASLEGWNGPVLSLARLDDAPAGEPVAPDLGSDAVAYVVYTSGSTGAPKGSMLTHRAFVRLVRGADYLQPRPGDRIGHTAAPSFDAATWEVWAPLANGGTLVVVDRDDVLSPHRLAAVIRERRIDAMFLTSALFHQVAHEAPETFAPLRHLLAGGEAADPAAFRRVVEACPSVRLVNIYGPSENTTYTSWHEVRAVPPGATGVPIGRPVANTTAYVLDQALRPIPAGIPGELYAGGEGLSRGYLGRPALTAERFLPDPFSPTPGARMYRTGDRTRWKECESAKVRECESDSPRDETTFAPSHSRTFALEFLGRADDQVKIRGFRVEPGEIESVLHEHPSVGEAAVVARQDGGERQLAAYVAPAHWRTVSLAELREHLAGRLPAWMIPATFTVLDALPKTPSGKVDRRALPAPDAGAAHPEAAFAPPATATEEAVAEIWREVLGLERVGATDDFFDLGGHSLRATRILTRVGARLGVELPVGVIFDHPTVRGIAALVDERRAAAGPDDELLAWLESLSEEEAERLLAERAGGD